The following coding sequences lie in one Silene latifolia isolate original U9 population chromosome 5, ASM4854445v1, whole genome shotgun sequence genomic window:
- the LOC141655217 gene encoding putative calcium-binding protein CML36, giving the protein MKQFFKSIKPNRLFRSKKSSLKSPPQSNSPSSSSSSSSSSSDFKFDVVSAFKLLDRDNNGKIDRYELNSVFNSTLSDDELREMIMEVDIDGDGFVTLDELQAVGSIFESTVHEEEDELRAAFEFFDFNSDGGISAEELFLGFQKIGDDRCTLEDCRRMIEEVDANKDGFVCFHEFSRMMNVVPR; this is encoded by the coding sequence ATGAaacaatttttcaaatcaatcaaACCTAATCGCCTCTTCCGCTCCAAAAAATCCTCTCTCAAATCACCACCACAATCAAATTCACCATCAtcgtcttcatcttcatcttcatcatcatccgaTTTCAAATTTGACGTTGTTTCCGCCTTCAAATTACTCGACCGCGATAACAACGGTAAAATCGACCGGTACGAACTGAATTCCGTATTCAATTCGACATTATCGGACGATGAGCTTCGAGAGATGATCATGGAAGTCGACATTGACGGCGATGGTTTTGTAACCCTAGATGAGCTGCAGGCCGTTGGATCGATCTTCGAATCGACGGTTCATGAGGAGGAGGATGAATTACGCGCTGCGTTCGAGTTCTTTGATTTTAATAGCGATGGCGGGATTTCAGCGGAGGAGTTGTTTTTAGGGTTTCAGAAGATTGGGGATGATCGGTGCACGTTAGAGGATTGTCGGCGTATGATAGAAGAGGTTGATGCTAATAAAGATGGCTTCGTTTGTTTTCACGAGTTTTCTCGTATGATGAACGTCGTTCCTAGATGA